The Candidatus Alcyoniella australis DNA window AGCTCGCCCGCGAAGCCATCGAGCAGATCGGCAGCCAGGGGATGCTGCCGCTGGTCTGCGGCGGCACCGGGCTCTACATCAAGGCGCTGTTCAGCGGGCTGTTCCAGGGGCCGGAAGCCGACCCGGATTTGCGCGCCGAGCTGATGGCGCAAGAGGCGGCGCAACGCGGCAGCCTGCATCAGCGGCTGGCGCAGGTCGATCCGCAATCCGCCGAACGGATCAGCGTGGCTGACAGCGTGCGGCTGGTGCGCGCGCTGGAGGTCTATCAAAAAACCGGACGCAGCATCAGCGAGCTGCAAGCGGAGCACGGGTTTGGCGGCAGCGACTTTCAGGTGACGATGATCGGACTGGATCCGCCGCGCGATGAACTCTACCGCCGCATTGAGCAACGGGTGGACGCGATGTTCGCAGCGGGCCTGGTGCATGAGGTGGCCGCGCTGCTCGCCGCCGGATTGCAGCCCGCGCTCCCCGCGTTCAAGGCCATCGGCTACCGCCAGGTGGTGGCGCACTTGGCCGGTGAGTACGACCTTGACGAGGCGCGGCGCCTGGTCAAGCGCGACACGCGGCGTCTGGCCAAACGCCAGCTGACATGGTTTCGCGGCCAGGCCGACGTGCGTTGGCTCGACGATCCCCAAAATTTGGATGCGGCAATGGCGATCTGGTCCGGGCAGGGAGGGGCGCCGTGCTGAAGGCCAAACTCAAATCGCTGCCCGTGGAGCGCATGCGCGGCGAGGTGCGTCCGCCGGGCGACAAGTCGATCAGCCATCGGGCGCTGATCCTCGGTTCGTTGTGCCAGGGCCGGGTCGAGATCAGCGGGCTGGCCCAGGGCGCTGACGTGCGTGCCACTGCCTGGTGCCTGGCGCGGCTGGGCGTGGATTTACAGCTCGACGGCTGCGACGCGCTGATTAACGGCCAAGGGCTCGGCGGATTTCGCCAGCCGGACTCGGCGCTGGATTGCGGCAACTCGGGCACCACGTTGCGGCTGCTCTCGGGGCTGGTCGCCGGTGCGCGGATTACGACGACGCTTGGTGGCGATAAGAGCCTGCAAAAGCGACCGATGGGACGCATCAGCGCTCCGCTGCGCAAGATGGGCGCGCTGATCGGTGGACCGCAAGACGGGACCCGCGCGCCGCTTTACATCGAGTGTCGCGGCGTGCGTCCGCGGCTGCACCGGCTCGAAATCGCCTCGGCCCAGGTCAAGTCGATGATCCTGATCGCCGGTGGATTCGCACACGGACTGACCCAGGTCGAGGAGCCCGCGCCGACCCGCGACCACACCGAACGCATGCTGTGCTTTCTCGGAGCCGATCTTTGCACCGAGTTCCCGCGCGTGTCCCTGCGCGGCCCGCTGGACTTGGGACCGGCCGCGCTGCGCGTGCCCGGCGATCCCTCGTCCGCCGCGTTTCTGTGCGCGGCCGCACCGTTCATCCGACGCTCGCGTGTCGTGGTTCGAGATTTGTGCCTCAACCCCACGCGCACCGGGTTTCTCGAGGTGCTGCGCAATATGGGCGCGCGTTTTGAAACCCAGAACCTGCGCGATGTCGACGGCGAGCCGGTGGGCGATCTGGTGATGCGCTACGGAGCGCTGCGCGGCTGCACGATCCTGGGTCGGCTGGTGCCGCGCACCATTGACGAGCTGGTGGT harbors:
- the miaA gene encoding tRNA (adenosine(37)-N6)-dimethylallyltransferase MiaA → MSARVLAIVGPTASGKTELAVGLALELGAQIVNADSMQVYRNMDRGTAKPTAQQRAQVRFHLVDVVDPQQGFSANQFAQLAREAIEQIGSQGMLPLVCGGTGLYIKALFSGLFQGPEADPDLRAELMAQEAAQRGSLHQRLAQVDPQSAERISVADSVRLVRALEVYQKTGRSISELQAEHGFGGSDFQVTMIGLDPPRDELYRRIEQRVDAMFAAGLVHEVAALLAAGLQPALPAFKAIGYRQVVAHLAGEYDLDEARRLVKRDTRRLAKRQLTWFRGQADVRWLDDPQNLDAAMAIWSGQGGAPC
- the aroA gene encoding 3-phosphoshikimate 1-carboxyvinyltransferase; protein product: MLKAKLKSLPVERMRGEVRPPGDKSISHRALILGSLCQGRVEISGLAQGADVRATAWCLARLGVDLQLDGCDALINGQGLGGFRQPDSALDCGNSGTTLRLLSGLVAGARITTTLGGDKSLQKRPMGRISAPLRKMGALIGGPQDGTRAPLYIECRGVRPRLHRLEIASAQVKSMILIAGGFAHGLTQVEEPAPTRDHTERMLCFLGADLCTEFPRVSLRGPLDLGPAALRVPGDPSSAAFLCAAAPFIRRSRVVVRDLCLNPTRTGFLEVLRNMGARFETQNLRDVDGEPVGDLVMRYGALRGCTILGRLVPRTIDELVVLALIASMARGETVIKDAAELRHKESDRIAGTVDAINALGGSAEATDDGMLIHGLDGPLLGGTIRSRGDHRLALAALAIGAVTQRGVSVEGAEAIAVSYPEFVQQFNSLGGSIQ